The Fastidiosipila sp. genome has a window encoding:
- the prfA gene encoding peptide chain release factor 1 has translation MEIDQYSKLTASEARYEELSGMLADTDLMRDQKAYIKLAKEHADLQPLVNLIRELRSVKEAIEENRQLMNETDDAELRELAREEIAELETRAEVLDGAIREAIEPKDEKDQRDVIVEIRAGTGGEEAALFAADLYRMYAAYAEARGWETEIVDMNETEIGGFKEIIFTIEGEGAYSRLKYESGAHRVQRVPVTEAGGRIHTSAVTVAVLPEADEVDFEIDPKDLQIDTYRASGAGGQHVNKTSSAIRITHLPTGVVVTCQDQRSQYKNKDKAMAHLRAILLDRAEREQADAIASERKSQVGTGDRSERIRTYNFPQSRVTDHRIGLTLYKLDRILAGDLDEIIDALQVAEHEAALQS, from the coding sequence ATGGAGATTGATCAATATTCTAAACTGACTGCCAGCGAGGCCCGCTACGAAGAGCTGTCGGGCATGCTGGCCGACACGGATTTGATGCGGGATCAAAAAGCCTACATCAAGCTTGCAAAGGAGCACGCCGACCTGCAGCCGCTGGTCAACCTGATCCGGGAGCTCCGGTCGGTCAAGGAGGCGATTGAGGAAAATCGCCAGCTGATGAATGAAACGGATGACGCGGAGCTTCGCGAGCTGGCCCGCGAAGAGATCGCGGAACTGGAAACGAGGGCAGAGGTACTGGATGGGGCCATCCGGGAAGCTATTGAACCCAAAGACGAAAAAGACCAGCGGGATGTCATCGTTGAGATCCGGGCAGGCACCGGGGGTGAGGAGGCGGCGCTCTTCGCAGCTGACCTTTACCGCATGTACGCCGCCTACGCGGAAGCGCGCGGCTGGGAGACCGAAATCGTCGATATGAATGAAACAGAGATCGGTGGTTTCAAGGAAATCATCTTCACTATTGAAGGAGAGGGAGCTTATAGCCGGCTTAAATACGAAAGCGGGGCCCACCGTGTCCAGCGCGTTCCGGTGACTGAAGCCGGCGGCCGGATCCATACGTCAGCCGTGACGGTGGCGGTCCTGCCCGAAGCGGATGAAGTCGATTTTGAGATCGACCCCAAAGATCTTCAGATCGATACTTACCGGGCCTCGGGCGCGGGCGGCCAGCATGTCAATAAGACCAGCTCGGCCATCCGCATTACTCATTTGCCCACGGGTGTTGTCGTTACCTGCCAGGACCAGCGGTCCCAGTATAAGAATAAGGACAAGGCCATGGCGCATCTGCGCGCCATTCTGCTCGACCGGGCCGAACGCGAACAGGCGGATGCCATTGCCAGTGAAAGAAAAAGCCAGGTGGGGACCGGTGACCGCAGCGAGCGGATCCGGACCTACAATTTCCCCCAGTCACGGGTGACCGATCACCGGATTGGGCTGACCCTTTACAAGCTGGACCGGATTCTGGCCGGCGACCTGGATGAAATCATTGATGCCCTGCAGGTTGCCGAGCATGAGGCGGCGCTTCAATCCTGA
- the prmC gene encoding peptide chain release factor N(5)-glutamine methyltransferase: MKAFAADGFESPRQEARALIQAVAGISRATQLAHPEQPLDEDLAASLEEALSLRLQGKPLAQIAGRAWFYGLPFRVTEWTLTPRPETEHLVEAAIRLLGSWPDRGEPLRILDTFAGTGAVGLSLAFHLKKEGIAFDLTLADSSGKALETAAANAGSILPGDPVRLVRADIWPQGLEPFDLILANPPYIVTEAIGRLMPEVAVHEPVEALDGGADGLAFYRRLAGEGKQHLAPGGLLMLEVGAGQADPVTAIFRTCGWLPRGRDKDLLGHVRVLLFSARSHVI; encoded by the coding sequence GTGAAAGCCTTTGCCGCTGACGGCTTTGAATCACCCCGCCAGGAGGCAAGAGCTCTGATCCAGGCGGTGGCCGGGATCAGCCGGGCAACCCAGCTGGCCCATCCCGAGCAGCCGCTCGATGAGGACCTTGCCGCTTCACTGGAAGAGGCCCTGTCGCTTCGGCTTCAGGGCAAGCCCCTGGCGCAGATCGCGGGCCGTGCCTGGTTTTATGGCCTCCCCTTCAGGGTGACGGAGTGGACCCTGACGCCCAGGCCGGAAACCGAGCATCTGGTTGAGGCTGCCATCCGCCTGCTTGGAAGCTGGCCTGACCGGGGCGAACCCTTACGTATTCTGGATACTTTTGCCGGAACGGGCGCTGTCGGACTCAGCCTGGCCTTCCATCTGAAAAAAGAGGGGATAGCCTTTGACCTTACCCTGGCGGACAGCTCGGGAAAAGCGCTTGAAACCGCTGCCGCCAACGCCGGATCCATCCTGCCGGGAGATCCGGTCCGGCTGGTCCGGGCCGATATCTGGCCCCAGGGCCTTGAGCCTTTTGACCTGATCCTGGCCAACCCTCCCTACATTGTGACGGAAGCGATCGGCCGCCTGATGCCGGAAGTGGCGGTCCATGAGCCGGTTGAAGCCCTGGATGGCGGTGCGGACGGCCTTGCCTTTTACCGGAGGCTGGCGGGAGAAGGAAAACAGCATCTGGCCCCAGGTGGCCTGCTCATGCTCGAAGTCGGGGCGGGTCAGGCCGATCCGGTTACAGCCATTTTTCGCACTTGCGGCTGGCTGCCCCGCGGCCGGGACAAAGACCTGCTGGGACACGTGCGCGTCCTCCTCTTTTCGGCCCGGTCTCATGTAATATAA